One stretch of Chryseobacterium indologenes DNA includes these proteins:
- a CDS encoding restriction endonuclease subunit S: MTKENKSVKNFPNLRFPGFEGEWEAKRLGEVATFAKGKGISKNEIVDDGETECIRYGELYTFYREVISEIKSKTNTAISTLVLSEANDVIIPASGETQIDIATASCVIKSGVALGGDLNIIKTKNNGVFLSYYLNSKKKLEIAKLSQGISVVHLYSSQLALLNLKLPQLEEQEKLSGFLSLLNSRIQTQKKIIEKLESLMQGWRERIFSQKVRFKNEGNNFSSWEIKKLKDISIRITTKNIESNKNVLTISAQYGLISQLDFFSKSVSAKNIDNYYLLEKNDFAYNKSYSNGYPMGAIKQLINYKKGVVSTLYICFRFHDYINSEYMKHYFDSGYHNVEIEKIAQEGARNHGLLNISITDFFDIKISLPSREEQTKIANFLSSIQEKLETEKQILEKLELQKKFLLANLFV, encoded by the coding sequence ATGACAAAAGAAAATAAAAGTGTGAAGAATTTTCCTAATTTACGATTTCCGGGGTTTGAAGGGGAATGGGAAGCTAAAAGGTTAGGAGAAGTTGCAACTTTTGCTAAAGGAAAAGGCATTTCTAAAAATGAAATAGTTGACGATGGTGAAACTGAATGTATAAGATATGGAGAGTTATATACTTTTTATAGAGAAGTAATTTCTGAAATAAAATCAAAAACGAATACAGCTATTTCCACTCTTGTTTTAAGTGAAGCTAATGATGTAATTATCCCTGCTTCAGGAGAAACTCAAATTGATATTGCAACTGCATCTTGTGTTATCAAATCAGGGGTTGCATTAGGAGGAGATTTGAATATAATAAAAACTAAAAATAATGGTGTTTTCCTATCATATTATTTGAATAGCAAAAAGAAATTAGAGATTGCAAAACTTTCGCAAGGTATCTCAGTGGTTCATTTATATTCTAGTCAATTGGCGTTACTGAATTTAAAACTTCCACAATTAGAAGAACAAGAAAAGCTATCAGGCTTTTTATCTCTTTTAAATTCTCGTATCCAAACCCAAAAGAAAATAATTGAAAAATTAGAATCCTTAATGCAAGGATGGCGTGAAAGAATATTTTCTCAAAAAGTTAGATTCAAGAATGAAGGAAATAACTTTTCTAGTTGGGAGATAAAAAAATTAAAAGATATATCAATAAGAATAACAACAAAAAACATAGAAAGTAATAAAAATGTTTTAACAATTTCAGCACAATACGGTTTAATTAGCCAATTAGATTTTTTCAGTAAATCCGTGTCAGCTAAAAACATAGATAATTATTATTTATTAGAAAAAAATGATTTTGCTTATAATAAGAGTTATTCAAATGGCTATCCGATGGGAGCAATTAAACAGCTTATAAATTATAAAAAGGGTGTCGTTTCAACATTATATATTTGCTTTAGATTCCACGACTATATAAACTCTGAGTATATGAAACATTATTTTGACTCAGGATATCACAATGTAGAAATAGAAAAGATAGCCCAAGAAGGAGCAAGAAATCACGGACTTTTAAATATAAGTATAACTGATTTTTTTGATATCAAAATAAGTTTACCAAGTAGAGAAGAACAAACTAAAATAGCTAATTTTCTTTCTTCTATTCAAGAAAAATTAGAAACAGAAAAACAAATTTTAGAAAAATTAGAACTTCAGAAGAAGTTTCTTTTGGCTAATTTGTTTGTTTGA
- a CDS encoding condensation domain-containing protein has product MKRRLLFGERMLLGDGTEPFNAVIPFRLRGTFALKDIQQALAQIQQKHPWLRALIAHDDKNIPWFDVPENPISIPVRIIARKGEDQWQEESKREWNTLFDPKKLPLIRFVWIKGEDVSDMLFAFHHCLCDGGSAMAFLYEFLKVLDNPKADIGIESPILGIQDVVPANILNSRKKKLKAKFIGRLAATAIKVIPTGKKSIDRQNDYLISWKVDETVSQQLISYCKANGATVNTFLSAALLQAFKKVKGNGAFNKVSCPVDIRRFATQVKSDHIFAFGLMIVVSANEKLSFIENLHAMQASVERKTSKLDPYITMMVMESGHDALNNFTKLLKNGKSSNDCMFSNLGRIQIPHEYKEFSVDTIFSPSVIGPLGNTTTLVVSTYRGKMDFSFVGSEGYLTYTDALAIRDEVMKIIKTQLEYIAVS; this is encoded by the coding sequence ATGAAAAGAAGATTGTTATTTGGCGAACGAATGTTACTGGGAGACGGAACAGAACCGTTCAATGCGGTGATCCCTTTCAGGCTCAGAGGAACCTTTGCATTAAAGGATATCCAGCAGGCTTTGGCTCAGATCCAGCAAAAACATCCGTGGCTAAGAGCCCTTATTGCTCACGATGATAAAAATATCCCCTGGTTTGATGTTCCTGAAAACCCGATCTCCATTCCGGTGCGAATTATTGCCAGAAAAGGAGAAGATCAGTGGCAGGAAGAATCCAAAAGGGAATGGAATACCTTATTCGATCCTAAAAAATTACCTCTTATCCGGTTTGTCTGGATCAAGGGGGAAGACGTTTCTGACATGCTGTTTGCGTTCCACCATTGTTTATGTGATGGTGGCTCTGCAATGGCCTTCCTGTATGAGTTTTTAAAAGTATTGGATAATCCTAAAGCTGATATCGGGATAGAAAGTCCTATTTTAGGTATTCAGGATGTAGTTCCGGCAAATATTTTAAACAGCCGGAAGAAAAAATTAAAAGCCAAATTCATTGGAAGATTAGCAGCTACAGCCATTAAGGTGATTCCTACCGGTAAAAAATCTATTGACCGTCAAAATGATTATTTAATCAGTTGGAAAGTAGATGAAACCGTAAGCCAACAACTGATTTCCTATTGCAAAGCCAATGGCGCTACCGTGAACACATTCTTAAGTGCTGCTCTACTTCAGGCTTTCAAAAAAGTAAAAGGAAACGGAGCTTTCAATAAAGTGTCCTGCCCTGTAGACATCAGGCGTTTTGCTACCCAGGTTAAAAGCGATCATATTTTTGCTTTTGGACTGATGATCGTAGTTTCCGCCAATGAAAAGCTGAGCTTTATAGAGAATTTACATGCGATGCAGGCTTCTGTAGAACGTAAAACCTCTAAGCTGGACCCTTATATTACCATGATGGTGATGGAATCCGGCCATGATGCGCTGAATAATTTCACCAAGCTTTTAAAGAACGGAAAATCGTCCAACGATTGTATGTTTTCCAATCTGGGACGTATTCAGATTCCTCATGAGTATAAAGAATTTTCGGTAGATACTATTTTCAGTCCGTCCGTAATTGGTCCGTTGGGAAACACAACTACACTGGTAGTTTCTACCTACCGTGGGAAAATGGATTTTTCATTTGTAGGAAGTGAAGGCTATTTAACGTATACCGATGCCCTTGCCATCCGTGATGAAGTCATGAAGATTATTAAAACCCAACTGGAATATATTGCTGTATCATGA
- a CDS encoding glycosyltransferase, translating into MAKFAFIVPPLTGHVNPTLSIGATLLERGHEVAWISLDPTLEAKLPEGGKLLLIQYDQTDAEKKESEQYLDIISKKVVYGIDSVKFLYEEVLIPLNRHCYNGIVALLKTYQPDLIIGDHQLFAAPIAAKALGIPCATSVTAPAAIKIMNELPKVHEWEVNQIIDLQKELGFHEERSLATSDLLTLVLTSKYFFGEMEDLEPQYKFTGPVLTERRISCEFDWDRLKNATNKKILVSIGTTFDHDHKKAFFQKVVDAFKEEDLTVVVVSDPQLFEQWPDNFMVYQQVPQLDLLPHLDGVVCHGGHNTVSETLSNGIPLVVIPIAYDQSHVAGRVVRTEAGERLNFNRFKANHLREAVQQILNNPSYREAAQKVGQSFMEAGGASTAANLLEEAITKASKPKKPSKFLFVVPPFFGHVSPTLSVGASLIARGHEVKWFGITPLDSKHIPEGGSYFYPEEDLIPYQEEIARILKRQDDGPACSGPEVMKLALEETYVPFAKMMMPGLTRLTESWMPDVIVNDCITFGGALFAHKHNIPCVTTTPVPPDVMGDTEKSAPKIWEWQQNLIKDLQKEVGIHEEGIYIHSHKLNMVFTSQAFAGFDTVPSHMKFVGPVKGRPNDAPFDWDKLNASTTPKIFVSLGTLLVDIRKAFFEKIIAAFKDQPVTVIAATPPEIFEEWPENFIVNSFVPQSAVMQRMDMVICHGGFNTVNDTFRNGLPMLITPIAYDHFHIAKLIEQAGCGISIRYKRLRVDALRETVFELLENPKYRAAAQEVQNTFNLAGGNDKAVELLENFVQEHSILASV; encoded by the coding sequence ATGGCTAAATTTGCATTTATAGTTCCACCCTTGACAGGACATGTCAACCCTACCCTAAGCATCGGTGCTACTCTGTTGGAAAGAGGGCACGAAGTAGCCTGGATCAGTCTCGACCCTACGTTAGAGGCTAAACTTCCGGAGGGCGGAAAATTACTACTGATCCAATACGATCAGACCGACGCAGAAAAGAAAGAAAGCGAACAATATCTCGATATTATTTCCAAAAAAGTAGTCTACGGAATCGATAGCGTGAAGTTCCTTTACGAAGAAGTTCTTATTCCACTGAACAGACATTGCTATAATGGAATTGTTGCTTTATTAAAGACCTACCAACCTGATTTAATTATCGGTGATCATCAGTTATTTGCAGCTCCGATAGCTGCCAAAGCATTAGGAATTCCTTGTGCAACTTCCGTTACCGCTCCGGCTGCCATTAAAATCATGAATGAACTGCCTAAAGTTCACGAATGGGAAGTGAATCAGATCATTGATCTCCAGAAAGAATTAGGTTTTCATGAAGAGCGTTCTCTGGCCACTTCTGATCTTTTGACCCTTGTTTTAACTTCTAAATATTTCTTTGGGGAAATGGAAGATCTGGAACCTCAATACAAATTCACGGGACCCGTTCTTACTGAGCGTCGTATCTCTTGTGAATTCGATTGGGACAGACTAAAAAATGCCACCAACAAAAAGATTTTAGTAAGCATCGGAACCACTTTCGATCACGATCATAAAAAAGCATTTTTCCAAAAGGTTGTGGATGCTTTTAAAGAGGAAGATTTAACTGTAGTTGTAGTTTCTGATCCACAGCTTTTCGAGCAATGGCCGGATAACTTTATGGTCTATCAGCAGGTTCCTCAATTGGACCTGTTACCTCATCTTGATGGTGTGGTGTGCCATGGCGGTCACAATACCGTTTCTGAAACCTTATCCAACGGGATTCCTTTAGTCGTGATTCCTATTGCGTATGACCAGTCGCATGTTGCAGGACGTGTGGTGCGTACGGAAGCAGGTGAGAGACTTAATTTCAACAGATTTAAAGCCAATCACCTGAGAGAGGCAGTACAACAAATATTAAATAACCCGAGCTATCGTGAGGCAGCTCAAAAAGTAGGACAATCTTTTATGGAAGCAGGAGGAGCATCTACAGCAGCTAATTTATTGGAAGAAGCCATCACAAAGGCTTCAAAACCGAAAAAACCATCTAAATTTTTATTCGTTGTTCCGCCGTTTTTCGGACATGTAAGCCCTACATTAAGTGTGGGAGCCAGTCTGATTGCCCGTGGCCATGAAGTAAAATGGTTCGGAATTACACCTTTAGACAGCAAACATATTCCGGAAGGAGGTTCTTACTTCTATCCTGAAGAAGATCTTATTCCGTATCAGGAAGAAATCGCCCGTATTTTAAAAAGACAGGATGACGGACCAGCTTGTTCAGGTCCTGAAGTGATGAAATTAGCACTGGAAGAAACGTATGTTCCTTTCGCCAAAATGATGATGCCGGGATTAACCCGATTAACAGAAAGCTGGATGCCTGATGTGATCGTGAACGACTGTATCACTTTCGGAGGTGCGCTTTTCGCTCACAAACATAATATTCCTTGCGTAACGACTACCCCTGTTCCACCAGACGTGATGGGAGATACTGAAAAAAGTGCCCCTAAAATCTGGGAATGGCAGCAAAATCTCATCAAAGACCTGCAAAAAGAAGTAGGTATTCATGAGGAAGGGATTTACATCCATTCGCATAAACTGAATATGGTATTTACATCACAAGCCTTTGCCGGTTTTGATACTGTACCATCGCATATGAAATTTGTAGGCCCTGTAAAAGGTCGTCCGAACGATGCTCCTTTTGACTGGGATAAATTAAATGCTTCTACCACTCCAAAGATCTTCGTATCGCTGGGAACGTTGTTGGTAGACATCAGAAAGGCTTTCTTTGAAAAAATTATTGCAGCATTTAAAGATCAGCCGGTAACGGTGATTGCCGCTACTCCACCGGAAATTTTTGAAGAATGGCCGGAGAACTTTATCGTGAACAGCTTCGTGCCTCAATCTGCGGTAATGCAAAGAATGGATATGGTCATTTGCCACGGAGGTTTCAATACGGTGAATGATACTTTCCGTAATGGTTTACCGATGTTAATCACCCCTATCGCTTACGACCATTTTCATATTGCGAAATTAATTGAGCAGGCAGGCTGCGGAATCAGTATCCGATACAAGAGACTGCGTGTAGATGCCCTTCGTGAAACCGTTTTTGAATTACTGGAAAATCCTAAATACAGAGCTGCTGCTCAGGAGGTTCAAAATACATTCAATCTTGCCGGAGGTAATGATAAAGCGGTAGAATTGTTAGAAAATTTTGTGCAGGAACATTCCATATTAGCGTCTGTATAG
- a CDS encoding type I restriction-modification system subunit M yields MSEEQKRQLQQQLWNIANTLRGKMDADEFRDYILGFIFYKYLSEKIHFTASKILLDSGEDIDYNDVDENSESGKEIVEAIYEEVVEDLGYFLKPSELFSNIAKKGHQKQEGKSNFILAELSKILNNIEQSTLGTNSEDDFEGLFDDLDLTSAKLGRTEDEKNTLISKVLYHLDDIDFNLSDTNADVLGDAYEYLIAQFASGAGKKAGEFYTPQQVSTILARIVTSRKSQLKSVYDPTCGSGSLLLRVAREAKVSDFYGQEMNRTTYNLARMNMILHGVNYSNFDIRQEDTLEKPQHLDKTFDAIVANPPFSAKWSANELHLLDERFSQYGKLAPSSKADFAFIQHMIHHLDENGIMAVVMPHGVLFRGAAELVIRKYLIKEKNYLDAVIGLPANIFFGTSIPTCILIFKKCREADEDILFVDASKEFEKQKNQNVLLNEHIDKIVDTYQNRTVIDKFSHKATLQEIADNDYNLNIPRYVDTFEEEEEIDIQAVMAEIKQLEAKRSQLDTEIEVYLKELGLVS; encoded by the coding sequence ATGTCAGAAGAACAGAAACGTCAGTTGCAGCAGCAACTTTGGAATATAGCTAATACTTTACGTGGTAAAATGGATGCTGATGAATTCAGAGATTATATTTTAGGATTTATTTTTTATAAGTATCTTTCTGAGAAAATTCATTTTACAGCAAGCAAAATCTTATTAGACTCTGGAGAAGATATTGATTATAATGATGTTGATGAAAATTCTGAATCTGGAAAGGAAATTGTTGAAGCTATTTATGAAGAAGTTGTTGAGGATTTAGGTTATTTTCTAAAACCTTCTGAGCTTTTTAGTAATATTGCTAAAAAAGGACATCAGAAGCAGGAAGGAAAATCTAATTTCATCTTAGCTGAACTTTCCAAAATCCTTAATAATATTGAGCAATCTACTCTGGGAACTAATAGTGAAGATGACTTTGAAGGATTGTTTGATGATTTAGATCTTACTTCAGCAAAATTAGGGAGAACAGAAGATGAAAAAAACACATTGATTTCAAAAGTCTTATATCACCTTGACGATATTGATTTCAATTTATCTGATACTAACGCTGATGTTTTAGGAGATGCCTATGAATATTTAATAGCACAATTTGCCAGCGGTGCTGGAAAAAAAGCTGGTGAGTTCTATACCCCGCAACAAGTTTCTACTATTTTGGCAAGAATAGTTACCAGTAGAAAATCACAATTAAAATCTGTTTACGATCCTACCTGTGGTAGTGGATCCTTACTTTTACGTGTTGCTCGTGAGGCAAAAGTAAGTGACTTTTATGGTCAGGAAATGAACCGTACTACCTACAACCTTGCAAGAATGAATATGATTCTGCATGGTGTTAATTATAGCAACTTTGATATCAGACAGGAAGATACATTAGAAAAGCCTCAACACCTTGACAAAACCTTTGATGCTATTGTTGCTAACCCTCCTTTTTCTGCAAAATGGAGTGCGAATGAACTTCACCTTTTAGATGAAAGATTTTCACAATACGGAAAACTAGCACCATCTTCAAAAGCAGATTTTGCGTTTATCCAACACATGATCCATCATTTGGATGAGAATGGAATTATGGCAGTTGTTATGCCTCATGGAGTTCTGTTCCGAGGCGCAGCAGAATTAGTTATCCGAAAATACCTTATTAAAGAAAAAAATTATTTAGATGCTGTTATTGGCCTACCTGCTAATATTTTCTTTGGTACCAGTATTCCGACTTGTATTTTAATCTTTAAGAAATGTCGTGAAGCCGATGAAGATATTCTGTTTGTGGATGCCAGTAAAGAATTTGAAAAACAGAAAAATCAGAATGTGCTTCTCAATGAACATATTGACAAAATTGTTGACACCTATCAAAACCGTACGGTAATTGATAAATTCAGTCATAAAGCTACTTTACAAGAGATTGCAGACAATGATTATAACTTGAATATTCCAAGATATGTCGATACTTTCGAGGAAGAAGAGGAAATTGATATTCAAGCGGTAATGGCTGAAATTAAACAACTTGAAGCAAAACGCTCTCAATTGGATACCGAAATTGAAGTCTATTTAAAAGAATTAGGCTTAGTAAGCTAA
- a CDS encoding alpha/beta fold hydrolase, producing MPIITVNNRQVHIQELNKGAEQTVVLIHGMFSNLSIYYFNIAPILAKHFHVVMYDLKSHGMSERFLDGYDLENMSSDLMGLIDHLQLEKVHLVGYSFGGLIALKTALKYPERVNQLVVMEAPDPQDEKARNIIDEYSKEFLEHYVANFTDTTKVQMGKRQMEKNHRMYEFLFNQTSIKADMIKEKHFLGEADFNGLTASTLLLYGADSNCRPTGEWLQAQIGSSELELISGDHNIPIQEPQLIAETIAQFLSNILTNNHG from the coding sequence ATGCCAATAATCACTGTCAATAACAGACAAGTTCATATACAGGAACTCAATAAAGGAGCCGAACAAACCGTGGTCTTAATCCACGGTATGTTCAGTAACCTGTCCATTTATTATTTTAATATTGCCCCCATTCTGGCAAAACATTTCCATGTGGTGATGTACGATCTGAAAAGTCACGGTATGAGTGAACGCTTTTTGGATGGGTACGACCTTGAAAACATGTCATCCGATCTGATGGGTTTAATAGATCACCTTCAACTGGAAAAAGTACATCTTGTAGGCTATAGCTTCGGAGGTCTTATTGCTTTAAAAACAGCATTAAAATACCCTGAACGTGTTAATCAACTGGTGGTGATGGAAGCTCCGGATCCTCAGGACGAAAAAGCCCGTAACATCATTGATGAGTACAGCAAAGAATTCCTTGAGCATTATGTAGCCAATTTTACAGATACTACCAAAGTGCAGATGGGCAAAAGGCAAATGGAAAAGAACCATCGTATGTATGAGTTTCTGTTTAATCAAACCAGCATCAAAGCAGATATGATTAAGGAAAAACATTTCCTTGGTGAAGCCGATTTCAATGGATTGACAGCTTCCACTTTATTGCTTTACGGTGCTGATTCCAACTGCAGACCTACAGGAGAATGGCTGCAGGCTCAAATCGGTTCATCCGAACTTGAATTAATCTCCGGCGATCACAATATTCCGATTCAGGAACCTCAGCTTATTGCAGAGACGATCGCTCAGTTTTTATCTAATATTTTAACGAACAACCATGGCTAA
- a CDS encoding acyl carrier protein, translating into MDTVNATLKMNHEELFTLLKGFITEVIGAEFVEEMDITPESSFTKDLEMDSIEIVSFSEKIKAHFGDQIDFTGWLSSMDLDQLINLDLSMIINYIYECQ; encoded by the coding sequence ATGGACACTGTAAACGCAACATTAAAAATGAACCACGAAGAACTTTTTACTTTATTAAAAGGTTTTATTACTGAAGTGATAGGTGCTGAATTTGTAGAGGAGATGGACATTACTCCGGAAAGTTCATTCACCAAAGATCTTGAAATGGACAGCATTGAGATTGTCTCTTTCTCTGAAAAGATCAAGGCGCATTTTGGCGATCAGATCGACTTTACAGGTTGGTTATCTTCTATGGATCTAGACCAGCTTATTAATCTTGACCTTAGTATGATCATCAATTATATCTACGAATGCCAATAA
- a CDS encoding restriction endonuclease subunit S encodes MTFKVTNSYSRDNLNYGSGTVKNIHYGDIHTKFQTLFDLEKENVPYINEDIPLSRISEDFYCQEGDIIFADASEDLNDVGKSIEVTNLNGEKLLSGLHTLLARPQKNIFFKGFLGYLLKSDSVRNQIKREAQGSKVLSINAGRISNIYLSFPSFSEQHKISECLSLMDKRIQTQKKIIGDLKLLKKEITKKIFNQKIKFKTCNQEEFPIWKLTKLENILIKYEERSTYSNQYPILTSARTGIYFQKDYFDDNEVASKDNTGYNIVPRGYFTYRHMSDDIVFKFNINNLCDKGIVSTLYPVFTTKGVNDYFLKEYLNEGQEFKNYALLQKQGGSRTYMYFNKLNKLALYFPCIQEQTKIAEFLSKFDAKINLENKLLTQYENQKKYLLQNLFV; translated from the coding sequence ATGACCTTCAAAGTAACTAATTCTTATTCAAGAGATAATCTCAATTATGGATCAGGAACCGTAAAAAATATTCACTATGGAGATATTCATACTAAATTTCAAACTCTATTTGATTTAGAAAAAGAAAATGTACCTTATATAAATGAAGATATTCCTCTAAGTAGAATTTCAGAAGATTTTTATTGTCAAGAAGGAGATATTATTTTTGCAGATGCATCTGAAGATTTAAACGATGTTGGGAAAAGTATTGAAGTTACAAATCTTAATGGTGAAAAATTACTTTCAGGCTTACACACCCTTTTAGCAAGACCGCAAAAAAATATTTTTTTTAAAGGCTTTCTTGGATATTTATTAAAATCTGATAGTGTAAGAAATCAAATAAAAAGAGAAGCCCAAGGTTCTAAGGTGTTAAGCATTAATGCGGGTAGAATTTCTAATATTTATTTATCATTTCCTTCATTTTCAGAGCAACACAAGATTTCCGAATGTCTATCTCTTATGGATAAGCGCATACAAACCCAAAAGAAAATAATTGGAGATTTGAAATTATTAAAAAAAGAAATAACCAAAAAAATTTTTAACCAAAAGATAAAATTTAAAACATGCAATCAAGAAGAATTTCCAATTTGGAAATTAACAAAATTGGAAAACATATTAATCAAATATGAAGAAAGATCTACTTATAGTAATCAATATCCAATTTTAACTTCTGCAAGAACTGGGATATATTTTCAGAAAGATTATTTTGATGATAATGAAGTTGCTAGTAAGGATAACACAGGTTATAATATTGTTCCTAGAGGATATTTTACATACAGACATATGAGTGATGATATTGTGTTTAAGTTTAATATAAATAATCTTTGTGATAAAGGTATTGTTAGTACCCTTTATCCAGTATTTACAACTAAAGGAGTAAATGATTATTTTCTAAAAGAGTATTTAAATGAAGGACAAGAATTCAAAAATTATGCTCTCCTACAAAAGCAAGGTGGATCAAGAACTTATATGTACTTTAACAAACTAAATAAACTAGCATTATATTTCCCTTGTATTCAAGAACAAACGAAAATAGCTGAGTTTTTATCAAAATTTGATGCAAAGATAAATCTAGAAAATAAGTTACTAACTCAATACGAAAATCAGAAAAAATATTTATTACAAAATCTTTTTGTTTAA
- a CDS encoding condensation domain-containing protein, producing the protein MIKRKLMMVERIMYVDPETPVNCIFTAKIKGELPEQNFTTALEKIQQKHALLRVIIDSKSEKYPFFIEEKEIAPIPLRIVERKTDQDWLTESQKEWKILFEEEKTPLARVVWVRGQDVSEIFWAIPHCISDGTTGVTLMKELLQLLDNPALELEPYEPFTSVDEFLPSNFNVKSKKFKAKLYLTFARFFFMLQQKSKKRNLGKDYVLHQKLDPATTSQITERCKANGVSVHALLCSAFMQAFQEVKGKEAKGKVISPVDVRHFIPEIKEDHLFAFAPTVDLAIKKGSSDLLNNARQIKEDLTQKIGKMEARELLWMGEQMHPIVDRMISMLKSSNGGHDVTLSNMGRINIPNDYKNFSIKTIFSPTVAFPWLNSNTLVTSTYNHQMDFIFLSNEDFLPKAEAAQIKEKAIALMTTS; encoded by the coding sequence ATGATCAAAAGAAAACTAATGATGGTGGAAAGGATCATGTATGTAGATCCCGAAACGCCTGTAAACTGTATATTTACCGCTAAAATAAAAGGAGAACTTCCGGAGCAGAATTTTACAACTGCTCTGGAAAAAATCCAGCAGAAACATGCATTGCTAAGAGTGATTATCGACTCTAAAAGCGAGAAATATCCCTTTTTTATAGAAGAAAAAGAGATTGCTCCTATCCCACTTCGCATCGTGGAAAGAAAAACAGACCAGGACTGGCTGACAGAATCTCAAAAAGAATGGAAAATCTTATTTGAGGAAGAGAAAACACCACTTGCCCGTGTAGTCTGGGTAAGAGGACAGGATGTTTCTGAAATATTTTGGGCCATCCCTCATTGCATTTCAGACGGGACAACCGGAGTGACCTTAATGAAGGAACTTCTTCAGCTTTTAGATAACCCAGCTTTGGAATTAGAACCTTATGAGCCTTTCACTTCAGTAGATGAGTTTCTCCCTTCCAACTTTAATGTAAAAAGTAAGAAATTCAAAGCCAAACTTTATCTGACCTTTGCCCGTTTCTTCTTTATGTTACAGCAAAAAAGTAAGAAGAGAAACCTTGGAAAAGACTATGTTCTTCACCAAAAACTGGATCCGGCAACTACTTCTCAAATCACTGAAAGATGTAAAGCCAATGGCGTTTCCGTACATGCTTTATTATGTTCTGCGTTTATGCAGGCTTTTCAGGAAGTAAAAGGGAAAGAGGCCAAAGGGAAAGTCATCAGCCCGGTAGATGTGCGTCATTTTATTCCGGAGATCAAAGAAGATCATTTATTTGCCTTTGCTCCAACGGTTGATCTTGCCATTAAAAAAGGAAGTTCCGATCTGTTGAATAATGCCCGACAAATTAAAGAAGACCTTACTCAGAAAATAGGAAAAATGGAAGCCCGCGAACTGCTGTGGATGGGTGAACAGATGCACCCGATTGTTGACCGTATGATCTCCATGCTTAAATCCAGCAATGGCGGCCATGATGTAACCTTATCCAATATGGGCAGAATCAACATCCCGAACGATTACAAAAACTTCAGCATTAAAACCATTTTCAGCCCTACGGTAGCCTTCCCATGGCTGAACTCAAATACTTTGGTGACGAGTACGTACAATCATCAGATGGATTTTATATTTTTGTCCAACGAAGACTTCCTTCCCAAAGCGGAAGCCGCCCAAATAAAAGAGAAAGCCATAGCGCTAATGACCACCTCATGA